Proteins from a single region of Streptomyces vinaceus:
- a CDS encoding NAD(P)H-binding protein has protein sequence MKVILFGASGMVGQGVLRACLEDPGVTEVLAVVRRPYDRTHPKLREVIHSDFTDLTPIAGELAGADACFYCLGVSAAGRDATEYETITYTYTLEAARVVASGNPTLTFVYVSGEGTDSTEAGRSAWARVKGRTENALLAMDMHAYAFRPGWIQPVHGETSGTRWYRVMYRLASWLYPVIRRVVPRYVTSTEQMGRAMLAATRLNGAAPRILHTADINRLAA, from the coding sequence GTGAAGGTAATTCTGTTCGGGGCGTCCGGCATGGTCGGCCAAGGGGTGCTGCGCGCCTGCCTGGAGGACCCCGGGGTGACCGAGGTCCTCGCCGTGGTCCGCCGTCCTTACGACCGCACCCACCCCAAGCTCCGCGAAGTCATCCACTCCGACTTCACCGACCTCACCCCGATCGCCGGTGAACTGGCCGGAGCCGACGCGTGCTTCTACTGCCTGGGCGTCTCAGCGGCCGGGCGAGACGCCACCGAGTACGAGACCATCACCTACACCTACACACTGGAGGCGGCCCGCGTGGTCGCCTCCGGCAACCCCACGCTGACGTTCGTCTACGTCTCCGGAGAGGGCACCGACAGTACCGAGGCGGGCCGCTCGGCCTGGGCCCGGGTGAAGGGCCGCACGGAGAACGCCCTCCTGGCCATGGACATGCACGCCTACGCCTTCAGGCCGGGATGGATCCAGCCCGTCCACGGCGAGACCTCCGGCACCCGCTGGTACCGCGTGATGTATCGCCTCGCTTCCTGGCTGTACCCGGTCATCCGCCGTGTGGTCCCGCGCTACGTCACCAGCACCGAGCAGATGGGCCGTGCCATGCTCGCCGCCACCCGCCTGAACGGCGCCGCACCCCGCATCCTGCACACCGCCGACATCAACCGGCTCGCCGCCTGA
- a CDS encoding TetR/AcrR family transcriptional regulator — MVEEKPDLRREAGQRRRDTLLEAALELLAERGQEGVTLREITDRAGANVAAVSYHFGSLKGLCETVIEQALERYLDAQIDALDSLGSAPTLSELAEAFARPMLRALAAGGRELAVMRTVARVGIEPPQGWGRLAGKFERIRHDAARALAAQLPDVGEEELAFRARCAAGMLNWLALSPINAELAAKPAAEVERLVLPVVAGAFRGYRNPA; from the coding sequence ATGGTAGAGGAAAAGCCGGATCTGCGCCGCGAGGCAGGTCAGCGCAGGCGTGACACCCTCCTGGAGGCGGCGTTGGAGCTCCTGGCCGAGCGCGGCCAAGAGGGGGTGACGCTCCGCGAGATCACCGATCGGGCGGGGGCCAACGTCGCTGCGGTCAGCTACCACTTCGGCTCGCTGAAGGGGCTGTGCGAGACGGTCATCGAGCAGGCGCTGGAGCGGTACCTCGACGCGCAGATCGACGCGCTCGACTCCCTCGGGTCGGCTCCGACGCTTTCGGAGCTGGCCGAGGCGTTCGCCCGGCCCATGTTGCGCGCCCTGGCGGCGGGAGGCCGGGAGCTGGCCGTCATGCGAACGGTGGCCCGCGTCGGCATCGAACCGCCGCAGGGGTGGGGTCGGCTGGCGGGGAAGTTCGAGCGGATCCGCCACGACGCGGCGCGGGCGCTGGCCGCGCAACTGCCCGACGTCGGCGAGGAGGAGCTGGCGTTCCGTGCCCGGTGCGCGGCCGGCATGCTGAACTGGCTCGCGCTGTCGCCGATCAATGCCGAGCTGGCCGCCAAGCCTGCCGCCGAGGTCGAGCGACTCGTGCTTCCCGTTGTGGCCGGAGCGTTCCGCGGGTACCGAAACCCGGCCTGA
- a CDS encoding ester cyclase, translating into MTTSAEAEAVVRAAYHAAEGSVLDVEGFKNLFTEDGVFNNVVAGEVYRGEHLGDMVTVMGQLLPDVHRELHRFHVTDDLVTVELTIEGTFGGPFPTPAGVIPPNGAKLSIPTADFWYLKDGKIKEFNCYVGVSVMLAQLGVHPDFAGAVAATTTTTTAR; encoded by the coding sequence ATGACCACCAGTGCAGAGGCAGAGGCAGTCGTCCGGGCGGCGTACCACGCAGCCGAAGGCTCGGTTCTGGACGTCGAAGGCTTCAAGAACCTGTTCACCGAGGACGGCGTGTTCAACAACGTCGTCGCAGGTGAGGTCTACCGCGGCGAGCACCTCGGCGACATGGTCACGGTGATGGGGCAGCTGCTGCCCGACGTCCACCGTGAGCTGCACCGGTTCCACGTCACGGACGACCTCGTCACTGTGGAGCTGACGATCGAGGGCACCTTCGGAGGGCCGTTCCCGACGCCCGCCGGTGTCATCCCGCCCAACGGCGCCAAGCTGTCCATCCCCACCGCGGACTTCTGGTACCTCAAGGACGGCAAGATCAAGGAGTTCAACTGCTACGTCGGGGTCAGCGTCATGCTCGCCCAGCTCGGCGTCCACCCCGACTTCGCGGGCGCCGTCGCCGCAACGACCACCACGACCACCGCGCGCTGA
- a CDS encoding NmrA family NAD(P)-binding protein encodes MGSTGATGNALLHSLLTLGTPVRALTRTPHKPIPGITGPHRPPVEVQYADATDHHSLRTAFKGAGQLFLAMANSPAQVALETRVIDIAAHTGIGHIVKISAPAAEPDSPVAISRGHHAVEEHLRASGLTHTILRPHAFMQNLLRLAPAVARGIILGTTGDAPFNYIDCRDIGDVAAAALTSPGIAGGTYTLTGHEAVSYPELASRLAILTGNPIRYVRLTRDELRDNLIHNAHMPTWLADHVTEIQQLAIARPETPNTTVADILGRPPRTLDAFLHEQHTHFLR; translated from the coding sequence ATGGGATCGACCGGAGCGACGGGGAACGCCCTGCTCCACAGCCTGCTCACACTCGGTACACCCGTCCGCGCACTGACCCGCACCCCGCACAAGCCGATCCCCGGCATAACCGGCCCGCACCGACCGCCCGTCGAGGTTCAGTACGCCGACGCCACCGACCACCACTCCCTGCGCACCGCCTTCAAGGGCGCCGGCCAGCTCTTCCTCGCCATGGCCAACAGCCCCGCACAGGTGGCACTCGAAACCCGCGTCATCGACATCGCCGCCCACACCGGCATCGGACACATAGTCAAGATCTCCGCGCCGGCCGCCGAACCCGACTCCCCGGTCGCCATCTCCCGCGGACACCACGCCGTCGAGGAACACCTGCGCGCCAGCGGCCTCACCCACACCATCCTGCGCCCCCACGCGTTCATGCAGAACCTCCTGCGCCTGGCGCCCGCTGTCGCCCGGGGCATCATCCTCGGCACGACGGGCGACGCGCCTTTCAACTACATCGACTGCCGCGACATCGGCGACGTCGCCGCCGCCGCCCTCACCAGCCCCGGCATCGCCGGCGGCACCTACACACTGACAGGACACGAGGCCGTCTCCTACCCCGAACTCGCCTCCCGTCTGGCTATCCTGACTGGCAATCCGATCCGGTACGTCCGCCTCACCCGGGACGAACTGCGCGACAACCTCATCCACAACGCCCACATGCCCACCTGGCTCGCCGACCACGTGACGGAGATCCAGCAACTCGCCATCGCCCGACCCGAAACCCCCAACACCACCGTGGCCGACATCCTCGGCCGCCCGCCCCGCACCCTCGACGCCTTCCTGCACGAACAGCACACCCACTTCCTCCGATAG
- a CDS encoding MarR family winged helix-turn-helix transcriptional regulator, with the protein MTRDGIDGEAPTLDQARRQVEHYGLDVDPQAVLVAVRLISAGARVGRAAEAHFARFGLSTGRYRLLADLEDHGGEKSPSRLAADLHVTRATVTGLLDGLERDGLIARRPSTEDGRGTVAVLTARGAQRLHDMASEHFGRLEAMVGGLSIEERAVFLDLLARVVRGSAALAAD; encoded by the coding sequence ATGACGAGGGACGGCATCGACGGCGAGGCACCCACGCTGGACCAGGCCAGGCGGCAGGTCGAGCACTACGGCCTGGACGTCGACCCACAGGCCGTACTGGTCGCCGTGCGGCTGATCTCGGCGGGTGCGAGGGTCGGCCGGGCGGCCGAGGCCCACTTCGCCAGGTTCGGCCTGTCGACCGGGCGTTACCGTCTGCTCGCCGACCTCGAAGACCACGGCGGCGAGAAATCCCCCTCGCGCCTCGCGGCCGACCTTCATGTCACCAGGGCCACGGTCACCGGCCTGCTGGACGGCCTCGAACGCGACGGCTTGATCGCCCGCCGCCCGTCCACGGAGGACGGCCGGGGCACGGTGGCCGTTCTGACCGCGCGCGGTGCGCAGCGCCTGCACGACATGGCGTCCGAGCATTTCGGGCGACTTGAGGCGATGGTGGGCGGGCTCTCCATCGAGGAGCGCGCGGTGTTCCTGGATCTGCTCGCCCGCGTCGTGCGCGGCAGTGCGGCCTTGGCCGCTGACTGA
- a CDS encoding papain-like cysteine protease family protein, which produces MGKFRYGTVASAIVLAALGSLAAAAGTAHAEAGQDTITMLKQEKTQWCWVASGLTIAKFQGLGSTQTDFCNRAQPYYGCNNQPATLDDMARGWGSLGMAHTGSGLNSAATFNQVYTDVKAARPIGARIGWASGGGHMNVVYGFDTSNSTIAVADPWPDTTTYTWWNYSDYVSNSSSKWTHSRIGISR; this is translated from the coding sequence ATGGGCAAATTCAGGTACGGAACCGTGGCGTCGGCCATCGTGCTGGCCGCCTTGGGATCGCTCGCGGCCGCGGCCGGCACGGCTCACGCGGAAGCGGGCCAGGACACCATCACCATGCTGAAGCAGGAGAAGACCCAGTGGTGCTGGGTCGCCTCCGGGCTGACCATCGCCAAGTTCCAGGGCTTAGGTTCCACGCAGACGGACTTCTGCAACCGGGCCCAGCCCTACTACGGCTGCAACAACCAGCCCGCCACGCTCGACGACATGGCCAGGGGCTGGGGCAGCCTCGGCATGGCCCACACCGGCTCGGGCCTGAACAGCGCGGCCACGTTCAACCAGGTGTACACCGACGTCAAGGCGGCCCGGCCGATCGGTGCACGCATCGGGTGGGCGTCCGGTGGCGGCCACATGAACGTGGTGTACGGCTTCGACACGTCCAACAGCACGATCGCCGTGGCCGACCCGTGGCCGGACACCACCACGTACACGTGGTGGAACTACAGCGACTACGTCAGCAACAGCTCGTCGAAGTGGACCCACTCCCGCATCGGTATCTCCCGCTAA
- a CDS encoding DJ-1/PfpI family protein, which yields MNPDTLAPLTFGILVFDEVEVLDLGGPFEVFSTAGRLARTPADEPLLRVVTIAAAARPVRARGGLKVVPDHTLDEDPPFDVLVIPGGVTTAVEEDAQVIDWLARRHETSALTFSICTGAFLLAATGALNGRPATTHWEDQDELASRWPDVRVRSDVRWVDDGDIVTSAGISAGIDASLHIVGRLHGVELADRTARQMEYGWNSEVSPGGLRFRGDVAP from the coding sequence ATGAACCCTGACACCCTCGCCCCGCTCACTTTCGGCATCCTCGTCTTCGACGAAGTCGAAGTCCTCGACTTGGGAGGCCCCTTCGAGGTCTTCAGCACGGCAGGCCGACTGGCCCGTACCCCCGCCGACGAGCCCCTGCTGCGCGTCGTGACGATCGCGGCGGCCGCCCGGCCGGTCCGCGCGCGTGGCGGACTGAAGGTCGTGCCCGACCACACCCTCGACGAGGACCCGCCCTTCGACGTCCTGGTGATCCCCGGCGGGGTCACCACGGCCGTCGAGGAGGACGCGCAGGTCATCGACTGGCTGGCCCGGCGCCACGAGACCTCCGCGCTGACCTTCAGCATCTGCACCGGCGCCTTCCTGCTGGCCGCCACCGGCGCTCTGAACGGCCGTCCGGCCACGACCCACTGGGAGGATCAGGACGAACTGGCCAGCCGCTGGCCGGACGTCCGGGTACGCAGCGACGTGCGGTGGGTCGACGACGGTGACATCGTCACGTCCGCGGGCATCAGCGCGGGCATCGACGCCAGCCTCCACATCGTCGGGCGCCTCCACGGTGTCGAACTCGCCGACCGCACCGCCCGCCAGATGGAATACGGATGGAACTCCGAAGTCTCGCCCGGAGGCCTGCGCTTCCGCGGCGACGTCGCCCCGTGA
- a CDS encoding helix-turn-helix domain-containing protein yields MGHHRVACLAFDGMAPFELATVTEVFAVPRPELDVDSWYRFELCAETPGPHRVVGGFDIVVHHGLDRLRFADTVIVPGVPDVRRDVPPAVLDALRAAYARGARVVSICSGAFALAAAGLLDGRQATTHWRHAGLLQARHPQVAVDASVLYIDDGPVITAAGTAAGIDACLHLVRKDHGSAVAAQVARRMVVAAHREGGQAQFAEHPVVAQAPADDPIGSAMSHALDNLHRPLAVGELAGVAHLSVRQFERRFVDTTGLPPGRWLTQQRIRAGTVLLASADQPVEVVAGRVGLTVAGFRHHFRRTMGVSPSAYRRQFRQAPERTASGRSVTTEA; encoded by the coding sequence ATGGGTCATCACCGGGTCGCCTGCCTCGCCTTCGACGGGATGGCGCCGTTCGAGCTCGCCACGGTCACCGAGGTCTTCGCCGTCCCGAGGCCGGAGCTGGACGTGGACAGCTGGTACCGGTTCGAGCTGTGCGCCGAGACGCCCGGACCGCACCGGGTCGTGGGCGGCTTCGACATCGTGGTGCACCACGGCCTGGACCGGCTCCGGTTCGCCGACACCGTCATCGTCCCTGGAGTGCCGGACGTACGCCGTGACGTTCCGCCCGCCGTTCTGGACGCGCTGCGCGCCGCGTACGCACGAGGAGCGCGGGTGGTGTCGATCTGCAGCGGGGCGTTCGCCCTGGCCGCCGCGGGTCTGCTGGACGGCAGGCAGGCGACCACGCACTGGCGGCACGCAGGCCTGCTCCAGGCGCGCCATCCGCAGGTCGCGGTCGACGCATCCGTGCTCTACATCGACGACGGCCCGGTCATCACGGCGGCCGGCACCGCCGCGGGCATCGACGCCTGCCTGCACCTCGTCCGCAAGGACCACGGCTCCGCCGTCGCCGCCCAAGTGGCGCGCCGCATGGTCGTGGCGGCGCACCGCGAGGGCGGCCAGGCCCAGTTCGCAGAGCATCCCGTGGTCGCCCAGGCCCCGGCGGACGACCCCATCGGCAGCGCCATGAGCCATGCGCTGGACAACCTGCACCGGCCACTTGCCGTCGGCGAACTCGCCGGCGTCGCACACCTGTCGGTACGGCAGTTCGAACGCCGCTTCGTCGACACGACCGGCCTGCCGCCCGGACGCTGGCTCACGCAGCAGCGGATCCGGGCCGGCACCGTGCTGCTGGCATCCGCGGACCAACCGGTCGAGGTGGTCGCCGGGCGGGTGGGCCTGACGGTCGCCGGCTTCCGACACCACTTCCGCAGGACGATGGGCGTCAGTCCCTCGGCCTACCGGCGCCAGTTCCGGCAGGCACCGGAGCGGACCGCATCCGGGCGCTCGGTGACCACGGAGGCCTGA
- a CDS encoding cupin domain-containing protein — MTIKDIGPEPQSFDLEEATLQNTNYRTVAWSGKYLQLTLMSIPVGEDIGLEAHPETDQFLRLDAGRGRVQMGRTKDRLDFEQEVEDGWAIFVPAGTWHNVTNIGEEPLQLYAVYAPVHHAPGKIHGTAADAERDEDSGNDEPPSWSVQPAQQPSDKHA; from the coding sequence GTGACCATCAAGGACATCGGGCCGGAACCTCAAAGCTTCGACCTTGAGGAGGCGACGCTCCAGAACACGAACTATCGCACGGTCGCCTGGTCCGGGAAGTACCTTCAGCTGACCCTGATGTCGATTCCGGTGGGTGAGGACATCGGGTTGGAGGCGCACCCGGAGACCGACCAGTTCCTACGACTCGACGCGGGCCGGGGCCGCGTCCAAATGGGCCGTACGAAGGACCGACTCGACTTCGAGCAGGAGGTCGAGGACGGCTGGGCGATCTTCGTGCCCGCCGGCACGTGGCACAACGTCACCAACATCGGTGAGGAGCCCCTGCAGCTCTACGCCGTATACGCGCCGGTCCACCACGCGCCGGGCAAGATCCATGGGACAGCCGCCGACGCGGAGCGCGACGAGGACTCAGGCAACGACGAGCCGCCGAGCTGGTCGGTCCAGCCCGCCCAGCAGCCGTCGGACAAGCACGCCTGA
- a CDS encoding DUF5994 family protein codes for MTMTVDRTAPRDLAPEVPARLSLTPNTTLAGQLDGAWWPHSRDLAAELPPLAAALAEPWGRITRVTVNPAHWPVVPRRVSVGVRTLHVGWFTEQDPDKLILLSYAIGRWDLLVIPPETAPAAAARLMAAAAIPGSVLTAGVLMANEAAIGRGIRDAARREAAWEGEGGACMSPSAHRWDEAPCRCRRTAGGEFRGDHHPHRGDHPHDRCRNALDPPAERPERRADRDLPLQ; via the coding sequence ATGACCATGACTGTCGACCGGACCGCACCCCGCGACCTCGCCCCAGAAGTCCCGGCCCGTTTGTCCCTCACCCCGAATACCACGCTCGCCGGCCAGCTGGACGGGGCCTGGTGGCCCCACTCCCGCGACCTCGCAGCCGAGCTCCCGCCGCTCGCCGCCGCCCTGGCAGAACCCTGGGGGCGCATCACCCGCGTCACCGTGAACCCCGCCCACTGGCCCGTCGTACCGCGCAGGGTATCCGTGGGCGTGCGCACGCTGCACGTGGGCTGGTTCACCGAACAGGACCCGGACAAGCTGATCCTGCTCTCTTACGCCATCGGCCGCTGGGACCTGCTCGTCATCCCGCCGGAGACCGCACCCGCAGCCGCGGCGCGGCTGATGGCCGCCGCGGCAATCCCGGGCAGCGTCCTCACCGCGGGAGTGCTCATGGCCAACGAAGCCGCCATCGGGCGCGGCATCCGCGATGCCGCGCGCCGGGAAGCCGCCTGGGAGGGCGAGGGCGGGGCCTGTATGTCCCCCTCGGCGCACCGATGGGACGAAGCGCCCTGCCGCTGTCGGCGAACGGCTGGAGGTGAGTTCCGTGGAGACCATCATCCTCATCGCGGTGATCATCCTCATGATCGGTGTCGCAATGCGCTGGATCCACCTGCTGAACGCCCGGAACGACGCGCGGATCGAGACCTACCGCTTCAGTGA